Proteins encoded together in one Pseudomonas sp. Seg1 window:
- the ybgF gene encoding tol-pal system protein YbgF: MRTCRRAVTVLALSLAPLAAWAAVPVVDDNSGYNNSGSSYPPAGYGTNGAYAGGAASAPASAQGMLFNQLQQMQDQISRQQGVIEELQNQVARMKQESLERYQDLDRRIGSGVAPAATPENSSAGGDASAAAGAAAGAGAAAQAPAAGSEPGDPAKEKLYYDAAFDLIKAKDFDKASQAFAAFLRKYPNSQYAGNAQYWLGEVNLAKGDLQGAGQAFAKVSQLYPKHAKVPDSLYKLADVERRLGHTDKVKGILQQVVAQYPGTSAAQLAQRDLQRM; encoded by the coding sequence ATGCGAACGTGCCGTCGTGCTGTAACTGTTCTGGCTCTCAGCCTCGCGCCGCTTGCGGCGTGGGCTGCGGTTCCTGTGGTCGATGACAACTCCGGTTATAACAATAGCGGGAGTAGTTATCCGCCTGCGGGTTACGGTACGAACGGCGCCTATGCCGGGGGAGCGGCTTCGGCCCCTGCCTCGGCACAAGGCATGCTGTTCAACCAACTGCAACAAATGCAGGATCAGATTTCGCGCCAGCAAGGCGTGATTGAAGAACTGCAGAATCAGGTTGCGCGCATGAAGCAAGAATCCCTGGAGCGATACCAGGATCTTGATCGGCGCATAGGATCCGGTGTTGCACCTGCCGCGACTCCTGAGAATTCTTCTGCCGGTGGCGATGCAAGTGCTGCTGCCGGTGCTGCCGCTGGCGCCGGGGCTGCTGCCCAGGCACCTGCTGCAGGTAGTGAGCCGGGTGATCCGGCCAAGGAAAAGCTGTATTACGATGCCGCTTTCGACCTGATCAAAGCCAAGGATTTCGACAAGGCCAGCCAGGCCTTCGCCGCTTTCCTGCGCAAATACCCGAACAGCCAGTACGCGGGCAATGCCCAGTACTGGTTGGGTGAAGTGAACTTGGCCAAAGGTGATCTGCAAGGTGCAGGTCAGGCGTTTGCCAAGGTATCGCAGCTGTATCCCAAGCATGCCAAAGTGCCGGATTCGCTGTACAAGCTCGCCGATGTAGAGCGCCGTCTCGGTCACACCGACAAGGTCAAAGGCATCCTGCAGCAGGTGGTGGCCCAATATCCGGGCACGTCCGCCGCGCAGTTGGCCCAGCGCGATCTGCAACGCATGTAA
- the pal gene encoding peptidoglycan-associated lipoprotein Pal, with amino-acid sequence MEMLKFGKFAALALAMAVAVGCSSKGGDNAGEGAVDPNAGYGANTGAVDGSLSEEAALRAITTFYFEYDSSDLKPEAMRALDVHAKDLKANGARVVLEGNTDERGTREYNMALGERRAKAVQRYLVLQGVSPAQLELVSYGEERPVATGNDEQSWAQNRRVELRK; translated from the coding sequence ATGGAAATGCTGAAGTTTGGTAAATTTGCTGCGCTGGCTCTGGCCATGGCTGTAGCTGTAGGTTGCTCGTCCAAAGGCGGCGACAACGCCGGTGAAGGCGCTGTTGATCCAAACGCTGGTTACGGCGCAAACACTGGTGCCGTTGACGGTTCCCTGAGCGAAGAAGCTGCTCTGCGCGCAATCACCACCTTCTACTTCGAATACGACAGCTCGGACCTGAAGCCAGAAGCCATGCGCGCTCTGGACGTTCACGCCAAAGACCTGAAAGCTAACGGCGCTCGCGTTGTTCTGGAAGGCAACACCGACGAACGTGGTACTCGTGAGTACAACATGGCACTGGGCGAGCGTCGTGCGAAAGCCGTTCAACGCTACCTGGTACTGCAAGGTGTTTCCCCAGCTCAGCTGGAACTGGTTTCCTACGGCGAAGAGCGTCCAGTTGCTACCGGCAACGACGAGCAGTCCTGGGCTCAAAACCGTCGCGTCGAACTGCGTAAGTAA
- the tolB gene encoding Tol-Pal system beta propeller repeat protein TolB: MLVVICCMAGIAMADEKNILVTSGSDRATPIAVVPFGFQGGAVLPDDMAEIIGNDLRNSGYYSPIPKQNMISQPSQPSEIIFRDWKAVGAQYMMVGSIVPAGGRLQVQWALFNVATEQKVADGSVSGTTEQLRDMAHYISDQSFEKLTGIKGAFSTRLLYVTAERFSEKNTRYTLQRSDYDGARAVTLLQSREPILSPRFAPDGKRIAYVSFEQKRPRIFMQNIDTGRREQITNFEGLNGAPAWSPDGNRLAFVLSKDGNPDIYVMNLGSRQITRVTAGPGINTEPYWGKDGSTIYFTSDRGGKPQIYKTSASGGGAERVTFIGNYNANPKLSADEKTLVMIHRQDGFTNFKVAAQDLQRGSVKILTDSTLDESPTVAPNGTMVIYATRQQGRGVLMLVSINGRVRLPLPTAQGEVREPSWSPYLN; this comes from the coding sequence ATGCTGGTCGTGATCTGCTGCATGGCAGGGATCGCGATGGCTGATGAAAAGAACATTCTGGTCACCAGTGGTAGCGATCGGGCAACGCCGATCGCTGTTGTACCGTTCGGTTTCCAGGGCGGTGCAGTCCTGCCGGACGACATGGCTGAAATCATTGGTAACGATTTGCGCAACTCGGGCTACTACTCGCCGATTCCAAAGCAAAACATGATCAGCCAGCCAAGCCAGCCGAGCGAAATCATCTTCCGTGACTGGAAGGCGGTGGGTGCTCAATACATGATGGTTGGTAGCATCGTTCCAGCAGGCGGTCGTCTGCAGGTGCAATGGGCACTGTTCAACGTCGCCACCGAGCAGAAAGTGGCCGACGGCAGTGTCTCCGGTACTACCGAGCAGCTGCGCGACATGGCGCACTACATCTCGGACCAGTCGTTTGAAAAACTCACCGGCATCAAAGGTGCGTTTTCCACCCGTCTGCTGTACGTAACGGCTGAGCGCTTCTCCGAGAAGAACACCCGTTACACCCTGCAGCGTTCGGACTACGACGGTGCCCGCGCCGTGACTCTGCTGCAATCGCGCGAGCCGATCCTGTCGCCGCGTTTTGCACCGGATGGCAAGCGTATCGCCTACGTGTCGTTCGAACAGAAGCGTCCGCGCATCTTCATGCAGAACATCGACACCGGTCGCCGCGAGCAGATCACCAACTTCGAAGGCCTGAACGGCGCGCCAGCCTGGTCGCCGGATGGCAATCGCCTGGCGTTCGTACTGTCGAAAGACGGTAACCCGGACATCTATGTGATGAACCTCGGTTCGCGTCAGATCACCCGTGTAACCGCGGGCCCTGGCATCAACACCGAACCGTATTGGGGCAAGGATGGCTCGACCATCTACTTCACGTCCGACCGTGGCGGCAAGCCACAGATCTATAAAACCAGCGCCAGTGGCGGCGGTGCGGAGCGAGTGACCTTTATCGGTAACTACAACGCCAACCCGAAACTGTCGGCTGACGAAAAGACTCTGGTGATGATCCATCGCCAGGATGGCTTCACCAATTTCAAGGTGGCGGCCCAGGATTTGCAGCGAGGTAGTGTAAAGATCCTCACTGATAGCACTCTGGACGAGTCACCTACTGTTGCGCCCAACGGCACCATGGTAATCTACGCCACCCGCCAGCAGGGCCGGGGAGTCTTGATGCTCGTGTCCATTAATGGACGCGTGAGGCTCCCGCTTCCTACCGCTCAAGGCGAAGTCAGAGAACCGTCCTGGTCCCCTTACCTGAACTGA
- the tolA gene encoding cell envelope integrity protein TolA: MQQLREPSASESYFWPSVWAIVLHVLVFGMLFVSFAFTPELPPAKPIVQATLYQLKSKSQATTQTNQKIAGEAKKSAARQTEVEQMEQKKVEQEAVKAAEQKKEEAAQKAEEAKKADEAKKADEAKKADDAKKADDAKKAEAKKAEEKQLADIAKKKAEEEAKEEAKKEAAEEAKKKIVEDAKKKAAEDAKKKAEAEEAKKKIADEAKKKAAADAAKKKAQDAARKSTEDKKAQALADLLSDTPQRQQALADEQGDEVAGSFDDLIRARAAEGWARPPSARKGMTVVLQIGMLPDGTVTSVSVAKSSGDGPFDASAVAAVKNIGRLTEMQGMKASDFAPYRSFKMTFTPEDLAL, translated from the coding sequence ATGCAGCAACTGCGAGAGCCGTCCGCCTCGGAAAGCTACTTCTGGCCTAGTGTCTGGGCGATTGTCTTGCACGTGCTGGTGTTCGGCATGCTGTTTGTCAGTTTCGCCTTCACACCAGAGCTGCCGCCGGCCAAGCCGATTGTCCAGGCGACCCTGTACCAACTGAAATCGAAAAGTCAGGCAACCACCCAGACCAATCAGAAGATTGCGGGTGAGGCGAAGAAATCCGCCGCGCGCCAGACCGAAGTCGAGCAGATGGAGCAAAAAAAGGTCGAGCAGGAAGCGGTGAAAGCTGCGGAACAAAAGAAAGAAGAAGCGGCTCAAAAGGCCGAGGAAGCCAAGAAGGCCGACGAGGCTAAAAAAGCGGACGAGGCGAAGAAGGCTGATGATGCCAAGAAAGCCGACGACGCGAAAAAAGCCGAGGCCAAGAAGGCAGAAGAGAAACAATTGGCTGATATAGCCAAGAAGAAGGCCGAAGAAGAGGCTAAGGAAGAAGCCAAGAAAGAAGCCGCTGAAGAAGCCAAGAAGAAAATCGTCGAAGACGCGAAGAAGAAAGCCGCCGAAGACGCCAAGAAGAAAGCAGAAGCTGAAGAGGCGAAGAAGAAGATCGCCGACGAAGCGAAGAAGAAAGCTGCTGCCGATGCTGCGAAGAAGAAAGCGCAGGATGCGGCACGTAAATCGACCGAAGACAAAAAGGCTCAGGCCTTGGCTGATTTGCTTTCCGACACGCCGCAGCGCCAGCAGGCCTTGGCCGATGAGCAGGGTGACGAAGTCGCGGGCAGTTTCGATGACCTGATTCGTGCGCGAGCAGCAGAAGGTTGGGCTCGTCCACCTTCGGCACGCAAAGGCATGACGGTCGTGCTGCAAATCGGCATGTTGCCGGACGGTACGGTGACTTCGGTCAGCGTGGCCAAATCCAGTGGCGACGGTCCGTTCGATGCTTCGGCAGTGGCGGCAGTGAAGAATATTGGACGTTTGACAGAAATGCAGGGAATGAAGGCGAGCGATTTCGCTCCATATCGTTCATTCAAGATGACATTCACACCTGAGGACTTAGCCTTGTGA
- the tolR gene encoding protein TolR — translation MARARKKRKPVAEMNVVPYIDVMLVLLVIFMVTAPMLNQGVKVDLPKVSSEALPQDNNTQVLTISIKADKTYYWNLGSEVDTEKQQDRAMTLPQMTDAVTKIIRAGTEGGKRTQVFIRGDKTVDYGSVMGAMGGLQKAGVGNVGLITEAP, via the coding sequence ATCGCTCGAGCTCGCAAAAAGCGCAAGCCGGTCGCCGAGATGAACGTAGTGCCTTACATCGACGTGATGTTGGTACTGCTGGTCATCTTCATGGTGACCGCGCCGATGCTCAATCAGGGCGTGAAAGTTGATCTGCCCAAGGTTTCCAGCGAAGCCTTGCCGCAGGACAACAACACTCAGGTCCTGACCATTTCGATCAAGGCTGACAAGACCTACTACTGGAACCTTGGCAGCGAAGTCGACACCGAGAAGCAGCAGGACAGGGCCATGACCCTGCCGCAAATGACCGATGCGGTGACCAAGATCATTCGCGCCGGCACCGAAGGCGGCAAGCGTACGCAGGTCTTTATCCGCGGCGACAAAACCGTTGATTATGGTTCCGTCATGGGCGCCATGGGCGGATTGCAGAAAGCCGGGGTCGGTAATGTTGGTTTGATTACCGAGGCCCCCTGA
- the tolQ gene encoding protein TolQ, producing the protein MEANVVDHSSMWSLVSNASIVVQLVMLTLVAASVTSWIMIFQRSNLLRAGRRALESFEERFWSGIDLSKLYRQAGSNPDPDSGVEQIFRAGFKEFSRLRQQPGVDPEAVMEGVARAMRVAISREEEKLEQSLPFLATVGSVSPYIGLFGTVWGIMNSFRGLASAQQATLATVAPGIAEALIATAIGLFAAIPAVIAYNRFAARSETLLGRYYTFADEFQAILHRKVHTSEE; encoded by the coding sequence GTGGAAGCTAACGTCGTCGACCATTCCTCCATGTGGAGCCTGGTCAGCAATGCCAGCATCGTGGTGCAGTTGGTAATGTTGACTCTGGTGGCCGCATCGGTGACCTCATGGATCATGATCTTTCAGCGCAGCAACCTGCTGCGTGCCGGTCGACGTGCCCTGGAGAGCTTCGAAGAGCGCTTCTGGTCGGGTATCGACCTGTCCAAACTGTACCGTCAGGCCGGCAGCAACCCTGACCCGGATTCGGGCGTCGAGCAGATCTTCCGTGCCGGTTTCAAAGAGTTCTCCCGTCTGCGTCAGCAGCCAGGTGTCGACCCTGAAGCGGTGATGGAAGGTGTGGCCCGGGCCATGCGCGTCGCCATCTCCCGTGAAGAAGAGAAACTGGAGCAGAGCCTGCCGTTTCTCGCCACCGTCGGTTCGGTCAGCCCGTACATCGGTCTGTTCGGTACCGTGTGGGGCATCATGAACTCCTTCCGCGGTCTGGCCAGCGCCCAGCAAGCGACCCTGGCCACCGTAGCCCCGGGTATCGCCGAAGCCCTGATCGCCACCGCGATCGGTCTGTTCGCCGCGATCCCTGCGGTCATCGCTTACAACCGTTTTGCTGCTCGCAGCGAAACCTTGCTGGGCCGCTACTACACCTTCGCCGATGAATTCCAGGCGATCCTGCACCGCAAAGTGCACACCAGCGAAGAATAA
- the ybgC gene encoding tol-pal system-associated acyl-CoA thioesterase has protein sequence MRAQNGLEPFAHRCRVYYEDTDAGGIVYYVNYLKFMERARTERLRELGFAQSQLAGEDLLFVVHSSEARYHAPARLDDELLVSADVIELNRASLRFKQQVRRATDNVLLCEGQFLVACVRTNSLKPRALPEDLRAAFADAVGPGTHSKQEIKRGS, from the coding sequence ATGCGCGCGCAAAACGGGCTTGAGCCGTTCGCACATCGTTGTCGCGTTTATTACGAGGACACCGATGCGGGCGGCATCGTGTATTACGTTAATTACCTCAAGTTTATGGAACGGGCTCGAACCGAGCGGCTCCGCGAGCTGGGCTTTGCTCAATCGCAGCTTGCCGGGGAGGATCTGTTGTTTGTCGTGCACTCCAGCGAAGCGCGCTACCACGCGCCGGCGCGACTGGACGACGAACTGCTGGTAAGCGCTGATGTAATCGAATTGAACCGTGCCAGCCTGCGCTTCAAACAGCAGGTCAGGCGGGCGACGGATAATGTGCTGCTCTGTGAAGGGCAGTTTTTGGTGGCCTGTGTGCGCACTAACAGTTTGAAACCCCGGGCCCTTCCCGAAGACTTGCGTGCGGCCTTCGCCGACGCGGTCGGTCCGGGTACACACTCAAAGCAGGAGATAAAGCGTGGAAGCTAA
- the ruvB gene encoding Holliday junction branch migration DNA helicase RuvB, whose amino-acid sequence MIEADRLIAAAHSPREREEVQDRAIRPVSLADYIGQPTVREQMELFIQAARGRSESLDHTLIFGPPGLGKTTLANIIAQEMGVSIKSTSGPVLERPGDLAALLTNLEPHDVLFIDEIHRLSPIVEEVLYPAMEDFQLDIMIGEGPAARSIKLDLPPFTLVGATTRAGMLTNPLRDRFGIVQRLEFYSTADLATIVGRSANILGLPLDPEGAFEIARRARGTPRIANRLLRRVRDFAEVRAKGHITKSVADLALNLLDVDEHGFDHQDRRLLLTMIEKFDGGPVGIDSLAAAISEERHTIEDVLEPYLIQQGYIMRTPRGRVVTRHAYLHFGLNIPSRMGEMPVADEFLDAVDD is encoded by the coding sequence GTGATTGAAGCTGATCGTCTGATCGCCGCCGCGCACAGTCCGCGCGAGCGCGAAGAAGTCCAGGACCGCGCCATTCGCCCGGTCAGCCTGGCCGACTATATCGGCCAGCCGACCGTGCGCGAGCAGATGGAACTGTTTATCCAGGCTGCCCGTGGCCGCAGTGAATCCCTTGATCACACGCTGATTTTCGGCCCGCCGGGTCTGGGTAAAACCACGCTGGCCAACATCATTGCCCAGGAAATGGGCGTGTCGATCAAGAGCACGTCGGGGCCGGTGCTGGAACGGCCGGGTGATCTGGCCGCGTTGTTGACGAACCTTGAACCGCACGACGTGTTGTTCATCGATGAAATTCATCGCCTGTCGCCGATCGTTGAAGAAGTGCTGTATCCGGCGATGGAAGATTTCCAGCTCGACATCATGATCGGCGAGGGCCCTGCGGCGCGTTCGATCAAGCTCGATCTGCCGCCGTTTACCCTGGTCGGGGCAACCACGCGCGCCGGCATGCTGACCAATCCGTTGCGTGATCGCTTCGGTATCGTCCAGCGTCTTGAGTTCTACAGCACGGCGGATCTGGCAACGATTGTCGGGCGTTCAGCGAATATTCTCGGTCTGCCGCTGGATCCGGAGGGCGCTTTCGAAATCGCTCGTCGCGCCCGTGGGACGCCGCGAATTGCCAACCGTCTGCTGCGTCGGGTGCGGGACTTTGCAGAGGTGCGCGCCAAGGGGCACATCACCAAATCGGTGGCCGATCTGGCGCTGAACCTGCTGGATGTCGACGAGCACGGTTTCGATCACCAGGACCGGCGTCTGCTGCTGACCATGATCGAGAAGTTCGATGGCGGTCCGGTCGGGATCGACAGTCTCGCTGCGGCAATCAGTGAAGAACGCCACACCATTGAAGATGTGCTGGAACCGTACCTGATCCAGCAGGGCTATATCATGCGCACACCACGGGGCAGGGTGGTGACGCGGCATGCGTATCTGCATTTCGGTTTAAACATTCCGTCACGAATGGGTGAGATGCCCGTGGCAGACGAGTTTCTCGATGCCGTGGACGATTAA